A window of Actinomadura rubteroloni contains these coding sequences:
- a CDS encoding CHAP domain-containing protein, whose protein sequence is MAIIAITMVVLGALGLSAMTVPARAGTGDNYPEPWRSAAQDSYVDSWGYYNRECTSWVAWALHDRNGFEMPRAIGNAANWGPWASSHGYAVNMTPAAGSVAWWNANHVAWVEAVNGDSVTIQEYNYGYSGRYNRRVINRTSASGYIHFKDIAPPRPPAPGALKNGGFETSGNWSASSIGFARYTRTTGGIAPHGGSYFAAVSNASGGGSLKQDVQGTVKPGYSYCATARVTSRTRDGAHGSMAMWFLGGTQESTGVGFSRLVKGTWKLIRTCQTAKYAHTAIRVEFYPSVNTADLGIDDVDLRADMVKNGGFNNGPDNWTNTGSANFITYAGGYEGSRYMATNAKKAGDSIRQDIAVTIPAGRRFCLDAMVQTAGGGTHGAVDMALWGLNGSEKANFNTGPMTTAGWRNISACRTFQHGQTTLRVQFYPQVGGKTIDIDAVFLRQM, encoded by the coding sequence ATGGCGATCATCGCGATCACCATGGTCGTCCTCGGAGCCCTCGGGCTTTCCGCAATGACCGTCCCGGCCCGAGCGGGAACGGGTGACAACTACCCCGAACCGTGGCGCTCGGCCGCCCAGGACTCCTATGTGGACTCCTGGGGTTATTACAACCGCGAATGCACGTCCTGGGTCGCCTGGGCCCTCCACGACCGAAACGGCTTCGAGATGCCGCGAGCGATCGGGAACGCCGCCAACTGGGGACCGTGGGCGAGTTCTCACGGCTATGCCGTCAACATGACGCCAGCCGCCGGTTCGGTGGCGTGGTGGAACGCCAATCATGTCGCATGGGTCGAGGCGGTCAACGGCGACAGCGTCACCATCCAGGAGTACAACTACGGCTACTCGGGACGCTACAACCGCCGGGTGATCAACCGCACGAGCGCGAGCGGATACATCCACTTCAAGGACATCGCTCCGCCCAGGCCCCCGGCGCCGGGCGCGCTGAAGAACGGCGGTTTCGAGACGTCGGGGAACTGGAGCGCGTCGAGCATCGGCTTCGCCCGCTACACCAGGACGACCGGGGGGATCGCGCCGCACGGCGGGTCCTACTTCGCGGCCGTGAGCAACGCCTCCGGGGGCGGCAGCCTCAAGCAGGACGTCCAGGGCACGGTCAAGCCGGGCTACTCGTACTGCGCGACCGCCCGGGTCACATCCCGCACCAGGGACGGCGCCCACGGCAGCATGGCCATGTGGTTCCTGGGCGGCACCCAGGAGAGCACCGGCGTCGGCTTCTCGCGGCTCGTCAAAGGCACCTGGAAACTGATCCGCACGTGCCAGACGGCGAAGTACGCGCACACCGCGATCCGGGTCGAGTTCTATCCGAGCGTCAACACGGCGGACCTGGGAATCGACGACGTCGACCTGCGCGCCGACATGGTGAAGAACGGCGGCTTCAACAACGGCCCCGACAACTGGACCAACACGGGCTCCGCGAACTTCATCACCTACGCCGGCGGATACGAAGGCTCACGCTACATGGCCACCAACGCCAAAAAGGCCGGCGACAGCATCCGCCAGGACATCGCCGTGACGATTCCAGCGGGCCGGCGCTTCTGCCTCGACGCCATGGTCCAAACGGCCGGCGGCGGCACCCACGGCGCGGTGGACATGGCGCTGTGGGGCCTGAACGGATCGGAGAAGGCCAACTTCAACACGGGCCCGATGACGACCGCGGGCTGGCGCAACATCTCCGCCTGCCGGACCTTCCAGCACGGCCAGACCACCCTGCGAGTCCAGTTCTACCCACAGGTCGGCGGCAAGACCATCGACATCGACGCGGTGTTCCTGCGGCAGATGTAG
- a CDS encoding fumarylacetoacetate hydrolase family protein, producing MRIARFAIDESVSFGVVEENTIAAVRAHPFGELTFTGHRFPLADVRLLAPILPSKVIAIGKNYADHAREMGAEPPAEPVLFSKPSTAVIGPGEAVAYPEKLSERVDYEGELAVVIGRLCREVPAARAADVILGYTCANDVTARDLQQRDGQWTRAKGFDTFCPLGPWIETELDPSDVALTTRVNGETRQDARTSQLLHSIPDLVAYVSQVMTLLPGDVILTGTPAGVGPLDIGDEVTVTVEGVGDLTNRVVARE from the coding sequence ATGCGTATCGCGAGGTTCGCCATCGACGAGAGCGTGTCTTTCGGAGTGGTGGAAGAGAACACCATCGCCGCCGTCCGCGCCCACCCCTTCGGGGAGCTGACCTTCACCGGGCACCGGTTCCCCCTCGCCGACGTGCGGCTGCTGGCGCCCATCCTGCCGAGCAAGGTCATCGCCATCGGCAAGAACTACGCCGACCACGCTCGCGAGATGGGCGCCGAACCGCCCGCCGAGCCGGTGCTGTTCAGCAAGCCGTCCACCGCCGTCATCGGGCCCGGCGAGGCCGTCGCCTACCCGGAGAAGCTGTCCGAGCGCGTCGACTACGAAGGCGAGCTGGCCGTCGTCATCGGCCGGCTCTGCCGCGAGGTCCCCGCCGCGCGCGCCGCCGACGTCATCCTCGGCTACACGTGCGCCAACGACGTCACCGCCCGCGACCTCCAGCAACGCGACGGGCAGTGGACGCGCGCCAAGGGCTTCGACACCTTCTGCCCCCTCGGGCCGTGGATCGAGACCGAACTCGACCCGTCCGACGTCGCCCTCACCACGCGCGTCAACGGCGAGACCCGGCAGGACGCCCGGACGTCGCAACTCCTGCACTCGATCCCCGACCTCGTCGCTTACGTCAGCCAGGTCATGACGCTGCTGCCCGGCGACGTCATCCTCACCGGCACCCCCGCCGGCGTCGGCCCCCTCGACATCGGAGACGAGGTCACCGTCACCGTCGAAGGCGTCGGCGACCTCACCAACCGCGTCGTCGCCCGCGAGTGA
- a CDS encoding GNAT family N-acetyltransferase: MNRTITDNGAAGRYEIHQDGVLAGFAEYRTRPDAVVFTHTEVDPAFEGQGVGGALARGALDDVRSRGLGVVPLCPFIRAWIEKHPDYQDLVVR, from the coding sequence ATGAACCGAACGATCACCGACAACGGCGCGGCGGGCCGGTACGAGATCCACCAGGACGGCGTCCTGGCCGGGTTCGCCGAGTACCGGACGCGGCCGGACGCCGTCGTCTTCACCCACACCGAGGTCGATCCCGCGTTCGAGGGGCAGGGCGTGGGCGGCGCCCTGGCCCGGGGAGCGCTGGACGACGTGCGCTCCCGCGGGCTCGGGGTCGTGCCGCTGTGCCCGTTCATCCGGGCGTGGATCGAGAAGCACCCCGACTATCAGGATTTGGTCGTCCGGTAG
- a CDS encoding YidH family protein, whose translation MTASDSPGGWAGRLLAEGEDPDPRFTLANERTFLAWIRTALALIAGGIGLAVSGDLVADPLRTVLAVGCSATGALAALLAFRRWLTTERALRRAETLPPPALAPFMSYGLAALAVAALVALLVTR comes from the coding sequence ATGACCGCGTCGGACTCCCCCGGCGGCTGGGCGGGGCGGCTGCTGGCCGAGGGCGAGGACCCGGACCCGCGCTTCACGCTGGCCAACGAGCGGACGTTCCTCGCCTGGATCCGCACCGCCCTCGCCCTCATCGCGGGCGGCATCGGCCTCGCCGTGAGCGGCGACCTGGTGGCCGACCCGCTGCGGACCGTCCTCGCCGTCGGCTGCTCGGCGACCGGCGCGCTGGCTGCGCTGCTCGCCTTCCGCCGCTGGCTGACCACCGAGCGCGCCCTGCGCCGCGCCGAGACCCTCCCACCGCCCGCCCTGGCCCCCTTCATGTCCTACGGCCTGGCGGCCCTGGCGGTGGCCGCGCTGGTCGCGCTGCTGGTGACGCGATGA
- a CDS encoding antibiotic biosynthesis monooxygenase family protein — MSVVKINVLTVDPAMRDELERRFAGRAGLVESADGFEGFELLRPVDGTDRYLVYTRWRSEDDFRAWTESQAFQRGHARAAAESGHGHGHGGPASSAAEQWSFEIIETAAPKNA, encoded by the coding sequence ATGTCCGTCGTCAAGATCAACGTGCTGACCGTGGACCCCGCCATGCGCGACGAGCTGGAGCGCCGGTTCGCCGGACGGGCCGGCCTGGTGGAGTCGGCCGACGGCTTCGAGGGGTTCGAGCTGCTGCGCCCGGTGGACGGCACCGACCGCTACCTCGTCTACACCCGCTGGCGCAGCGAGGACGACTTCCGCGCCTGGACCGAGAGCCAGGCGTTCCAGCGCGGCCACGCCCGCGCCGCCGCCGAGAGCGGGCACGGCCATGGGCACGGCGGCCCGGCCTCGTCCGCCGCCGAGCAGTGGAGTTTCGAGATCATCGAGACCGCCGCGCCGAAGAACGCCTGA
- a CDS encoding NUDIX hydrolase encodes MNDLQVVAWVHVIEGRLVAVRSRGRDLLYLPGGKTEPGEDDRTALSREVEEEVTAKIPAAAFTELGTIRAEAHDQPNHTHVRMTCYTADYRGRLTPAGEVDEIVLLTPAERPRLAPASRAALDLALKNDLLGRTEERTPATEG; translated from the coding sequence ATGAACGATCTCCAGGTGGTCGCCTGGGTCCATGTGATCGAGGGCCGGCTGGTGGCAGTCCGCTCCAGAGGCCGCGACCTGCTCTACCTCCCCGGCGGCAAGACGGAACCGGGCGAGGACGACCGGACGGCGCTGTCCCGCGAAGTGGAAGAGGAGGTCACCGCGAAGATTCCGGCGGCGGCGTTCACCGAGCTGGGCACGATCCGAGCGGAAGCCCACGACCAGCCGAACCACACGCACGTCCGCATGACCTGCTACACGGCCGATTACCGGGGCAGGCTGACCCCGGCGGGCGAAGTGGACGAGATCGTCCTCCTGACCCCCGCAGAGCGCCCCCGCCTGGCCCCGGCATCGCGAGCAGCACTGGACCTGGCCCTGAAGAACGACTTGCTCGGCCGGACGGAAGAAAGAACACCCGCAACCGAAGGGTGA
- a CDS encoding branched-chain amino acid aminotransferase yields the protein MSTIPDFDVTLNEQPVPAAERERILADPGWGRYFTDHMVTIQYDAERGWHDARLRPYGPIALDPASQVLHYAQELFEGLKAYRQDDGSIVTFRPFMNAARMNRSARRMAMPEIPEELFVAALEQLVRVDRDWVPTADGYSLYLRPFMFATTRALGVNQPAQEFTFAVIASPSGLYYKNGIKPVTVWLSQDYTRAAAGGTGEAKTGGNYAASFAGQAQAVANGCDQVVWLDAVEHRWVEEVGSMNLMFVYGSGAQARLLTPALTGTLLPGVTRDSMLKLAPDLGIPAEEGKISIEEWQAGCESGQISEVFGCGTAAIISPVGAVKSADREWTIGAEPGPVSMRLREELVGIQYGTRPDPYGWVHKIV from the coding sequence ATGAGCACCATCCCGGACTTCGACGTCACGCTGAACGAGCAGCCCGTCCCCGCCGCCGAGCGGGAGCGGATCCTGGCCGACCCCGGGTGGGGCCGCTACTTCACCGACCACATGGTCACGATCCAGTACGACGCCGAGCGCGGCTGGCACGACGCGCGGCTGCGGCCGTACGGACCGATCGCGCTGGACCCGGCGAGCCAGGTCCTGCACTACGCGCAGGAGCTGTTCGAGGGCCTGAAGGCCTACCGGCAGGACGACGGCTCGATCGTCACGTTCCGCCCGTTCATGAACGCGGCCCGGATGAACCGGTCCGCGCGGCGGATGGCGATGCCGGAGATCCCCGAGGAGCTGTTCGTCGCGGCGCTGGAGCAGCTCGTCCGGGTCGACCGCGACTGGGTGCCGACGGCCGACGGCTACAGCCTGTACCTGCGTCCGTTCATGTTCGCCACGACGCGGGCGCTCGGCGTGAACCAGCCCGCGCAGGAGTTCACGTTCGCGGTGATCGCGTCGCCGTCGGGGCTGTACTACAAGAACGGGATCAAGCCCGTCACGGTGTGGCTGTCGCAGGACTACACGCGCGCCGCCGCCGGCGGGACGGGCGAGGCCAAGACCGGCGGCAACTACGCGGCGTCGTTCGCGGGCCAGGCGCAGGCCGTCGCCAACGGCTGCGACCAGGTCGTCTGGCTCGACGCGGTGGAGCACCGCTGGGTCGAGGAGGTCGGGTCGATGAACCTCATGTTCGTCTACGGCTCGGGCGCGCAGGCCCGGCTGCTCACCCCGGCGCTCACCGGCACGCTGCTGCCCGGCGTCACCCGCGACTCCATGCTCAAGCTCGCGCCCGACCTCGGCATCCCCGCCGAGGAGGGCAAGATCAGCATCGAGGAGTGGCAGGCGGGCTGCGAGTCCGGCCAGATCAGCGAGGTGTTCGGCTGCGGCACCGCCGCGATCATCAGTCCGGTCGGCGCGGTGAAGTCCGCCGACCGCGAGTGGACGATCGGTGCCGAGCCCGGTCCGGTGTCGATGCGCCTGCGCGAGGAACTGGTCGGCATCCAGTACGGCACCCGCCCCGACCCGTACGGCTGGGTGCACAAGATCGTCTGA
- a CDS encoding DUF202 domain-containing protein, whose translation MTVRDPGAQPERTALAWSRTTLSLVAGGLLCVRFAPSGTAAGLAAAVVCGAAAVHLYRTRRRHAVRRHLLDTGGPVADPGSVLLMTAVTLALGMMGVVFALG comes from the coding sequence ATGACCGTCCGGGACCCGGGGGCGCAGCCGGAACGCACCGCCCTGGCCTGGTCCCGCACGACGCTCTCGCTCGTCGCCGGCGGGCTGCTCTGCGTGCGCTTCGCGCCGTCCGGCACCGCGGCGGGCCTGGCGGCGGCCGTGGTGTGCGGCGCCGCGGCCGTCCACCTGTACCGGACGCGCCGCCGCCACGCGGTCCGCCGCCACCTGCTGGACACGGGCGGCCCGGTCGCCGACCCCGGTTCGGTCCTCCTGATGACGGCGGTGACGCTGGCGCTCGGCATGATGGGAGTCGTCTTCGCCCTCGGCTGA
- a CDS encoding IclR family transcriptional regulator, which produces MDNSSGVGVLDKAVLVLNALEAGPASLAQLVQTTGLARPTAHRLAVALEHHRLVHRDTQGRFILGPRLAELAVAAGEDRLLAIAQPILTQLRDLTGESASLFRRQGDVRVCVAAAERASGLRDTIPVGAALPMAAGSAAQILLAWEEPDRMHRGLRGAKFEATTLAAVRRRGWAQSVGEREPGVGSVSAPVRGAGGRVIAAVSVSGPLERLTRSPGRLHAGPVVAAAEKITEGMRRGAS; this is translated from the coding sequence ATGGACAACTCTAGCGGAGTCGGCGTACTCGACAAAGCGGTTCTCGTGCTGAACGCGCTGGAAGCCGGGCCGGCGTCCCTCGCGCAGCTCGTCCAGACCACCGGTCTGGCCCGGCCCACCGCGCACCGGCTCGCCGTCGCGCTGGAGCACCACCGGCTCGTCCACCGCGACACGCAGGGCCGGTTCATCCTCGGCCCGCGCCTCGCCGAACTGGCCGTCGCGGCCGGCGAGGACCGGCTGCTGGCCATCGCCCAGCCGATCCTGACCCAGCTCCGGGACCTGACGGGCGAGAGCGCGTCGCTGTTCCGGCGGCAGGGCGACGTCCGGGTGTGCGTCGCCGCCGCCGAGCGCGCGAGCGGCCTGCGCGACACGATCCCGGTCGGCGCGGCGCTGCCGATGGCCGCCGGCTCGGCCGCGCAGATCCTGCTGGCCTGGGAGGAGCCGGACCGGATGCACCGGGGCCTGCGCGGCGCCAAGTTCGAGGCGACGACGCTCGCGGCCGTCCGGCGGCGCGGCTGGGCGCAGAGCGTCGGCGAGCGCGAGCCCGGCGTCGGCTCGGTGTCGGCCCCCGTGCGCGGCGCGGGCGGACGGGTCATCGCCGCCGTCTCGGTGTCCGGCCCGCTGGAACGTTTGACGCGCTCCCCCGGCCGTCTGCACGCCGGCCCGGTGGTCGCCGCCGCCGAGAAGATCACCGAGGGGATGCGGCGCGGGGCGTCCTGA
- a CDS encoding SAM hydrolase/SAM-dependent halogenase family protein produces the protein MPPFASIATDFGAAYTAICSGVVQRLAPSAKVLILTDEITPYAIVEGALLLRQALPYLPEGVHMAVVDPGVGTPRHPIAVRTRRGDVLVGPDNGLLMPAAEALGGATAAFVLEDPAYRLPEPSTTFHARDIFAPATAHLLNGVDPAAFGPETAPLPLDLPGPEHGDDGTLTMTVLYEDRYGSLILSAEAKDLGPPRFGTPATLSWTSSDGTPTAIRVTYEETFGSVHPGDPLLWTDSSGALGLAVNQGSAAHRYGLTAGTVLTLRPPNGDS, from the coding sequence GTGCCGCCGTTCGCCAGCATCGCCACCGACTTCGGCGCCGCCTACACGGCGATCTGCTCCGGGGTCGTGCAACGCCTGGCGCCGTCGGCGAAGGTGCTGATCCTGACGGACGAGATCACGCCCTACGCGATCGTGGAAGGCGCCCTCCTCCTACGCCAGGCCCTCCCCTACCTGCCCGAAGGCGTCCACATGGCGGTGGTGGACCCCGGCGTGGGCACGCCCCGCCACCCGATCGCCGTCCGCACCCGGCGAGGCGACGTCCTGGTGGGCCCCGACAACGGCCTCCTGATGCCCGCCGCCGAGGCACTGGGCGGCGCGACGGCGGCGTTCGTCCTGGAGGACCCGGCGTACAGGCTCCCCGAGCCGTCCACGACGTTCCACGCCCGCGACATCTTCGCCCCCGCGACCGCGCACCTCCTGAACGGCGTGGACCCGGCCGCCTTCGGACCCGAGACCGCCCCGCTCCCGCTGGACCTGCCGGGCCCGGAGCACGGCGACGACGGAACCCTGACGATGACCGTCCTGTACGAGGACCGCTACGGAAGCCTGATCCTCTCCGCCGAGGCGAAAGATCTGGGTCCCCCGAGGTTCGGCACCCCCGCGACTCTCTCCTGGACATCGTCGGACGGAACCCCGACGGCGATCCGCGTCACCTACGAGGAGACGTTCGGCAGCGTCCACCCGGGCGACCCGCTCCTGTGGACGGACTCCTCGGGCGCCCTCGGCCTGGCGGTCAACCAGGGCTCGGCGGCGCACCGCTACGGCCTGACCGCGGGCACGGTCCTGACCCTGCGTCCGCCGAACGGGGACTCATGA
- a CDS encoding SRPBCC family protein, with the protein MATVEQSIDVDVPVRTAYDQWTQFEEFPRFMEGVEHVEQTTSTKTHWVTKIAGVTREFDAEITEQLPDERIAWKSTDGPKQAGVVTFHRLAPDKTRVMLQLEHDPEGLAEKAGEALKLIPHRAKGDLERFKSFVEDHGNETGAWRGEVPQNPTH; encoded by the coding sequence ATGGCCACCGTAGAGCAGTCGATCGACGTGGACGTCCCGGTGCGCACGGCGTACGACCAGTGGACGCAGTTCGAGGAGTTCCCCCGCTTCATGGAGGGCGTGGAACACGTCGAACAGACGACGTCCACCAAGACGCACTGGGTGACGAAGATCGCGGGCGTGACACGGGAGTTCGACGCGGAGATCACCGAACAGCTCCCGGACGAGCGGATCGCGTGGAAGTCCACGGACGGCCCCAAGCAGGCGGGCGTGGTGACGTTCCACCGCCTGGCCCCGGACAAGACGCGCGTGATGCTCCAGCTCGAACACGACCCCGAGGGTCTGGCCGAGAAGGCGGGCGAGGCCCTGAAGCTCATCCCGCACCGCGCGAAGGGCGACCTGGAGCGCTTCAAGTCGTTCGTCGAGGACCACGGCAACGAAACCGGAGCCTGGCGCGGCGAAGTCCCCCAGAACCCCACCCACTGA
- a CDS encoding cellulose binding domain-containing protein — MSGEESGYVPPDHRTTAEFALPGAPAADETLTDAPPATLTDAPLTGATVTDLPEDDPEPDEDAPATIVDRPVPEPGPWTAQFGAEDAAEPPAPPPVPVVAAGAAPPPPRPEVPGPPAAHAAPLPVPPVGHAAPPPDATLAPGLAPVPPPGPSGGRRGLLIGGGAALVLLLLIVGGVLVFANRSGDGTPKGGASVAAPPASPSGTASEEPGAPVAEPTGTPPVVTPTVGEPGVEPTPGEPTPGEPPAPVVTGSGGVTYQLVEQDAGYYEGRIVFTNTTGKPLAKWKLTFSAPDGNVKNVWGGRLVHGGAKAEIQQAPGAAPIPAGASFEVRFGVEGTPATPRDCRVNGRSCGF; from the coding sequence GTGAGCGGCGAGGAATCCGGATACGTCCCCCCGGACCACAGGACCACCGCCGAGTTCGCCCTGCCCGGCGCTCCCGCGGCCGACGAGACGCTGACCGACGCGCCGCCCGCGACGCTCACCGACGCGCCGCTGACCGGCGCCACGGTCACCGACCTGCCCGAGGACGACCCGGAGCCGGACGAGGACGCGCCCGCGACGATCGTGGACCGTCCCGTGCCCGAACCCGGGCCCTGGACGGCCCAGTTCGGCGCCGAGGACGCCGCGGAGCCGCCCGCGCCGCCGCCGGTGCCCGTGGTGGCCGCCGGGGCCGCGCCGCCGCCTCCGCGCCCCGAGGTGCCCGGCCCGCCCGCCGCTCACGCCGCGCCGCTGCCTGTGCCGCCCGTCGGTCATGCGGCGCCGCCGCCCGACGCGACGCTCGCGCCCGGACTGGCGCCCGTGCCGCCGCCGGGGCCGTCCGGAGGCCGTCGCGGCCTGCTGATCGGCGGGGGAGCGGCGCTGGTCCTGCTGCTGCTCATCGTCGGGGGCGTGCTCGTGTTCGCCAACCGGTCCGGGGACGGGACGCCGAAGGGCGGCGCGTCCGTCGCGGCGCCGCCCGCGAGCCCGTCCGGCACGGCGTCCGAGGAGCCCGGCGCGCCGGTGGCCGAGCCGACCGGCACCCCGCCCGTCGTGACGCCGACCGTCGGGGAACCCGGCGTGGAGCCGACGCCCGGGGAGCCGACGCCCGGAGAGCCGCCCGCGCCCGTCGTCACCGGCAGCGGCGGCGTGACGTACCAGCTCGTGGAACAGGACGCCGGGTACTACGAAGGCCGCATCGTCTTCACCAACACCACCGGCAAGCCGCTCGCCAAGTGGAAGCTGACGTTCAGCGCCCCGGACGGCAACGTGAAGAACGTCTGGGGCGGACGGCTCGTCCACGGCGGCGCGAAGGCCGAGATCCAGCAGGCGCCCGGCGCCGCGCCGATCCCCGCCGGCGCGTCCTTCGAGGTCCGCTTCGGTGTCGAGGGCACGCCCGCCACGCCCCGTGACTGCCGGGTCAACGGACGGTCCTGCGGGTTCTGA
- the cimA gene encoding citramalate synthase, with protein sequence MQRDAFHLYDTTLRDGSQQEGLNLTVADKLAIARHLDGLGVGFIEGGWPGANPKDTEFFRRALTELDLKNAQLTAFGATRRAGTRAADDPQVAALRDSGAAVVTLVAKSHDRHVELALRTTLEENLAMIRDTVSHLRAEGRRVFLDAEHFFDGYRANRAYALEVVRTAAEAGADVVALCDTNGGMLPDELADVVHDVVGTGARVGIHCHDDSGCAVANSLAAVRAGVTHVQGCANGYGERSGNANLFTLVGNLQLKRGMDLVSNEQLTRMTRIAHAVSEITNVAPSSQQPYVGLSAFAHKAGLHASAIKVDPNLYQHIDPAAVGNDMRMLVSGMAGRASVELKGRELGYDLSGEKAKRVVDRVKELEATGHTFEAADASFELLLREELTGVRQRHFEVESWRTIVERRADGVMVSEATVKLHAKGERIIATGEGNGPVNALDNALRIALGRLYPELATMELVDYKVRILEGSHGTSARTRVLIESSDGTREWGTVGVEDNVIAASWQALEEAVSYCLLNAGYEAG encoded by the coding sequence ATGCAACGCGACGCCTTCCACCTCTACGACACCACCCTGCGCGACGGGTCCCAGCAGGAGGGCCTGAACCTCACCGTCGCCGACAAGCTCGCGATCGCGCGGCACCTCGACGGGCTCGGCGTGGGGTTCATCGAGGGCGGCTGGCCCGGTGCCAACCCCAAGGACACCGAGTTCTTCCGGCGGGCTCTGACCGAGCTCGACCTGAAGAACGCGCAGCTCACCGCGTTCGGCGCGACCCGCCGGGCCGGGACGCGCGCCGCCGACGACCCCCAGGTGGCCGCGCTGCGCGACTCGGGCGCCGCCGTCGTGACGCTCGTGGCCAAGAGCCACGACCGGCACGTCGAGCTGGCCCTGCGGACGACGCTGGAGGAGAACCTCGCGATGATCCGCGACACGGTCTCCCACCTGCGCGCGGAGGGCCGGCGGGTGTTCCTGGACGCCGAGCACTTCTTCGACGGGTACCGCGCCAACCGGGCGTACGCGCTGGAGGTCGTCCGGACGGCCGCGGAGGCGGGCGCGGACGTGGTCGCGCTCTGCGACACCAACGGCGGGATGCTGCCCGACGAGCTGGCCGACGTCGTCCACGACGTCGTCGGGACGGGCGCGCGCGTCGGCATCCACTGCCACGACGACTCCGGCTGCGCGGTCGCGAACTCGCTCGCGGCCGTCCGGGCGGGCGTCACCCACGTCCAGGGCTGCGCCAACGGGTACGGGGAGCGCAGCGGGAACGCCAACCTGTTCACGCTGGTCGGGAACCTCCAGCTCAAGCGCGGCATGGACCTGGTGTCGAACGAGCAGCTCACCCGGATGACGCGGATCGCGCACGCCGTCTCGGAGATCACGAACGTCGCGCCCAGCTCGCAGCAGCCCTACGTCGGGCTGTCGGCGTTCGCGCACAAGGCCGGGCTGCACGCGTCCGCCATCAAGGTGGACCCGAACCTGTACCAGCACATCGACCCGGCGGCCGTCGGCAACGACATGCGGATGCTCGTGTCCGGCATGGCCGGGCGCGCGTCGGTGGAGCTGAAGGGCCGCGAGCTGGGCTACGACCTGTCGGGCGAGAAGGCCAAGCGCGTCGTGGACCGGGTGAAGGAGCTGGAGGCCACCGGGCACACGTTCGAGGCCGCCGACGCGTCCTTCGAGCTGCTGCTGCGCGAGGAGCTGACCGGCGTCCGGCAGCGGCACTTCGAGGTCGAGTCGTGGCGGACGATCGTGGAGCGCCGCGCGGACGGCGTCATGGTGAGCGAGGCCACCGTCAAGCTCCACGCCAAGGGCGAGCGGATCATCGCGACCGGTGAGGGCAACGGGCCGGTCAACGCGCTGGACAACGCGCTGCGGATCGCGCTCGGCCGCCTCTACCCGGAGCTGGCGACGATGGAGCTGGTGGACTACAAGGTCCGCATCCTGGAGGGCTCGCACGGGACGAGCGCCCGGACCCGCGTCCTCATCGAGTCCAGCGACGGCACCCGCGAGTGGGGGACGGTGGGCGTCGAGGACAACGTCATCGCCGCGTCCTGGCAGGCGCTGGAGGAGGCCGTGAGCTACTGCCTGCTGAACGCGGGCTACGAGGCGGGCTGA